The Pelodiscus sinensis isolate JC-2024 chromosome 26, ASM4963464v1, whole genome shotgun sequence genome contains a region encoding:
- the LOC102445023 gene encoding nicotinamide N-methyltransferase-like, whose product MESPASFTGGETYQKDFDPAVYLETYYSFGSSNCPRNEILELYLKSLFKIFISGDVKGDTLIDIGSGPTIYQLLSACENFKEIVASDYTDRNRQELEKWLKKEPGAFDWTQVVDYVCELEGKRGKEAEKEAKLRKTIKQVLKCDIHKSNPMDPIILPPADCLISSLCLEAASKDQNTYRLALKNISSLLKPGGHLVLSGDLGCSFYMVGPTRFSCLVLREEFLREALSETGFSIQEFEVLFKDNKVGDSSDYSGMYFILARKEEAV is encoded by the exons ATGGAATCTCCAGCGAGTTTCACGGGGGGAGAAACGTACCAGAAAGATTTTGACCCTGCAGTGTATCTGGAGACATACTATTCCTTCGGTTCCAGTAATTGCCCACGGAATGAAATTCTAGAATTATACCTGAAAAGCCTTTTCAAGATATTCATTTCAG GTGACGTGAAAGGAGACACCCTGATTGACATCGGCAGTGGCCCCACCATTTACCAGCTCCTGTCCGCCTGCGAGAACTTTAAGGAGATCGTCGCTTCCGACTACACAGACCGGAACCGCCAGGAACTTGAGAAATGGCTGAAGAAGGAGCCGGGAGCGTTTGATTGGACCCAAGTGGTGGACTACGTCTGTGAGCTGGAGGGAAAGAG gggaaaggaggctgAGAAAGAGGCAAAGTTAAGGAAAACCATCAAACAGGTTCTGAAATGTGACATCCACAAAAGCAACCCCATGGATCCAATCATCTTGCCTCCAGCTGACTGCTTGATCTCATCCCTGTGCTTGGAAGCTGCTAGCAAAGATCAGAACACGTACCGCCTTGCTCTGAAGAACATCAGCTCCCTGTTAAAACCTGGAGGACACTTGGTGCTGAGTGGCGATTTGGGCTGCAGTTTCTATATGGTTGGCCCTACACGGTTCTCTTGTTTGGTGCTGAGAGAGGAGTTTCTGAGGGAAGCCCTCAGTGAAACTGGCTTCAGCATTCAAGAGTTTGAGGTTCTCTTCAAGGATAATAAAGTCGGCGACAGTTCTGATTACTCTGGCATGTACTTCATTCTAGCTCGCAAAGAGGAAGCGGTGTAA
- the LOC102448323 gene encoding nicotinamide N-methyltransferase-like isoform X2, whose product MPDAPEGGNMTGDVKGDTLIDIGSGPTIYQLLSACENFKEIVASDYTDRNCQELEKWLKKEPGAFDWTPVVEYVCELEGKRGKEAEKEAKLRKTIKQVLKCDVHKSNPMDPIILPPADCLISSLCLEAASKDQNTYRLALKNISSLLKPGGHLVLSGDLGCSFYMVGPTRFSCLVLREEFLREALSETGFSIQEFEVLFKDNKVGDSSDYSGMYFILARKEEAV is encoded by the exons atgccggatgccccagagggagggaacatgacag GTGACGTGAAAGGAGACACCCTGATTGACATCGGCAGTGGCCCCACCATTTACCAGCTCCTGTCCGCCTGCGAGAACTTTAAGGAGATCGTCGCTTCCGACTACACAGACCGGAACTGCCAGGAACTGGAGAAATGGCTGAAGAAGGAGCCGGGAGCGTTTGATTGGACCCCAGTGGTGGAATACGTCTGTGAGCTGGAGGGAAAGAG gggaaaggaggctgAGAAAGAGGCAAAGTTAAGGAAAACCATCAAACAGGTTCTGAAATGTGACGTCCACAAAAGCAACCCCATGGATCCAATCATCTTGCCTCCAGCTGACTGCTTGATCTCATCCCTGTGCTTGGAAGCTGCTAGCAAAGATCAGAACACGTACCGCCTTGCTCTGAAGAACATCAGCTCCCTGTTAAAACCTGGAGGACACTTGGTGCTGAGTGGAGATTTGGGCTGCAGTTTCTATATGGTTGGCCCTACACGGTTCTCTTGTTTGGTGCTGAGAGAGGAGTTTCTGAGGGAAGCCCTCAGTGAAACTGGCTTCAGCATTCAAGAGTTTGAGGTTCTCTTCAAGGATAATAAAGTCGGCGACAGTTCTGATTACTCTGGCATGTACTTCATTCTCGCTCGCAAAGAGGAAGCGGTGTAA